The following are from one region of the Mycetohabitans rhizoxinica HKI 454 genome:
- the prfA gene encoding peptide chain release factor 1, translating to MKPSMQAKLEQLTKRLPELNELLSREDVTSDLDQYRKLTREHAELAPVVEQYAQWKTARNDEATAQELLTDPSMRDFAEDELNTARSRMEQLERDLQKMLLPKDPNDERNIFVEIRAGTGGDESALFAGDLLRMYLRYAERHRWQVEMMSESASDLGGYKEVIVRIIGQGAYSRLKFESGGHRVQRVPATETQGRIHTSACTVAVMPEADEIAEIELNPADLRIDTFRASGAGGQHINKTDSAVRITHLPTGIVVECQDDRSQHKNKDRAMKVLAARIKDKQYQEQHAKEAATRKSLVGSGDRSERIRTYNFPQGRLTDHRINVTLYKLEQMMDGDLDALIDALVSEHQAELLAAMGEIE from the coding sequence ATGAAACCGAGTATGCAAGCCAAGCTGGAGCAGCTTACCAAGCGACTGCCGGAGTTGAACGAACTACTTTCGCGCGAAGATGTCACGTCCGATCTCGACCAGTACCGCAAGCTGACCCGCGAGCACGCGGAACTCGCGCCAGTGGTCGAGCAATATGCGCAGTGGAAAACCGCGCGCAACGATGAGGCGACCGCTCAGGAATTGCTGACCGATCCATCGATGCGGGATTTCGCGGAGGACGAACTTAATACGGCGCGCAGCCGGATGGAGCAACTGGAGCGCGACTTGCAGAAAATGCTACTGCCCAAGGACCCGAACGACGAGCGCAACATCTTTGTGGAAATTCGCGCCGGCACCGGCGGCGACGAGAGCGCGCTATTCGCCGGCGATCTGCTGCGCATGTACCTGCGCTATGCGGAACGCCATCGCTGGCAGGTCGAGATGATGTCGGAAAGCGCGTCGGACCTGGGCGGCTATAAGGAAGTGATCGTTCGTATCATCGGCCAGGGCGCCTATTCGCGGCTCAAATTCGAGTCAGGCGGGCATCGCGTGCAGCGGGTGCCGGCCACCGAGACGCAGGGGCGTATCCACACGTCGGCTTGCACGGTCGCCGTGATGCCAGAAGCGGACGAGATCGCCGAAATCGAGCTTAATCCAGCCGATTTGCGCATTGACACGTTCCGCGCGTCTGGCGCCGGCGGCCAGCACATCAACAAGACCGACTCGGCGGTGCGCATCACGCACCTGCCAACCGGCATCGTAGTGGAATGCCAGGACGATCGCTCGCAGCACAAAAACAAGGACCGCGCGATGAAGGTGCTGGCCGCCCGCATTAAGGACAAGCAATATCAGGAGCAGCATGCGAAGGAGGCCGCCACCCGCAAAAGCCTCGTGGGCTCGGGCGATCGCTCCGAGCGCATTCGCACCTACAATTTCCCGCAGGGCCGGCTGACCGACCACCGGATCAACGTGACGCTGTACAAGCTGGAACAGATGATGGACGGCGACCTAGACGCGCTCATCGACGCGCTTGTCTCGGAACATCAGGCCGAGCTGCTCGCCGCGATGGGCGAGATCGAGTAA
- a CDS encoding DODA-type extradiol aromatic ring-opening family dioxygenase, whose product MPRLPTVFLSHGAPTLPIDPSMPRVGFAALATRWPRPRAILVLSAHWTSTEPVASLTTAPETLHDFYGFPRALYELTYDAPGAPDVAQRAIELLMQAGIAASGAVRGLDHGAWVPLLLLYPAADIPVVQMSIQPHRDPAHHYRVGHALRPLRDDGVLIVGSGQITHNLQAADFSARPGDADPHVAEFTGWFEARMATHDLGALLDYRQQAPYAVAMHPSDEHLLPVFAVLGAADDDYKLDIHAQGTYQRSLAMTHYVL is encoded by the coding sequence ATGCCCCGTCTACCTACCGTCTTCCTGTCCCATGGCGCGCCGACGCTGCCGATCGACCCGTCGATGCCGCGCGTCGGGTTCGCCGCCTTGGCCACGCGCTGGCCGCGTCCGCGCGCCATTCTCGTGTTGTCCGCGCATTGGACCAGCACCGAGCCAGTCGCCAGCCTCACAACGGCACCAGAGACCCTTCACGACTTCTATGGCTTCCCCCGCGCGCTGTACGAACTGACGTATGATGCGCCCGGCGCACCGGACGTCGCGCAGCGCGCCATCGAATTGCTGATGCAAGCTGGCATCGCGGCCAGCGGCGCCGTACGCGGGCTGGATCACGGCGCCTGGGTTCCGCTGCTGTTGCTGTATCCCGCGGCCGATATCCCGGTGGTGCAGATGTCGATTCAGCCGCACCGCGATCCGGCACATCACTATCGGGTCGGGCACGCGCTCAGGCCCCTGCGCGATGACGGCGTGCTGATCGTCGGCTCCGGACAAATCACGCACAATCTACAGGCCGCGGACTTCTCGGCACGGCCCGGTGATGCAGATCCGCACGTGGCTGAGTTCACCGGATGGTTTGAAGCGAGGATGGCCACGCATGATCTGGGCGCCTTGCTCGACTACCGGCAGCAGGCACCCTACGCCGTGGCGATGCATCCGAGCGACGAGCATCTGCTACCTGTGTTTGCCGTGCTGGGCGCAGCCGACGACGACTACAAGCTGGATATCCACGCGCAAGGCACCTATCAGCGCTCGCTGGCGATGACCCATTACGTGCTGTAG
- the grxD gene encoding Grx4 family monothiol glutaredoxin — protein sequence MDTQERIKQIVSDHPVVLFMKGTAQFPMCGFSGRAIQVLKACGVDSVHTVNVLEDEAVRQGIKTFSNWPTIPQLYVNGEFVGGSDIMMEMYQSGELQQLFTNAS from the coding sequence ATGGATACCCAAGAGCGCATCAAACAAATCGTTAGCGACCACCCGGTCGTGCTGTTCATGAAGGGCACCGCGCAATTCCCGATGTGCGGCTTCTCCGGCCGAGCCATCCAGGTCCTGAAGGCATGCGGCGTCGATTCGGTGCATACGGTCAATGTCCTCGAGGACGAGGCAGTGCGGCAAGGCATCAAGACGTTCTCGAACTGGCCCACGATCCCGCAGTTGTACGTGAACGGTGAATTCGTCGGTGGCTCGGACATCATGATGGAGATGTACCAGTCCGGAGAATTGCAGCAGTTGTTCACGAATGCCTCATGA
- a CDS encoding APC family permease, with translation MDSSIKRNISPFALMLTGLGSIIGSGWLFGAWKAAKIAGPAAIIAWIIGAVVILAIALTYAELGAMFPESGGMVRYARYSHGSLVGFISAWANWIAIVSVIPIEAEASIQYMSSWPYDWAHALFVHGELTLPGLLLSAVLVIVYFLLNYWGVKLFAHANSAITIFKFLIPGATILGLVLTGFHTDNFATGATGQFAPYGWSAVLTAVATSGIVFAFNGFQSPVNLAGEARNPDRSVPFAVVGSILIALVIYVLLQVAYIGAINPADVAKGWDKLNFSSPFAELALALNLNWLAMLLYIDAFVSPSGTGTTYMATTTRMIYAMERNNTLPKIFSSVHPLYGVPRPAMWFNLIVSFIFLLFFRGWSSLAAVISVATVISYLTGPISLMALRRTSGDIERPLRIPGMGLIAPFAFVCASLILYWAKWPLTGEIILLMVVALPVFFYYQAKAGWKGFSKDWRSAWWMVTYLPVMAVLSYIGSKPFGGLGYLPYGWDMAVVAVTSLGFYQWGVSSGWRTAYLDEREQREEILEGVGI, from the coding sequence GTGGATAGTTCGATCAAGCGAAACATCAGCCCCTTTGCGCTGATGTTGACCGGCTTGGGCTCGATCATCGGGTCGGGCTGGCTCTTCGGGGCCTGGAAGGCGGCAAAAATTGCAGGGCCGGCGGCAATCATTGCATGGATAATTGGGGCGGTGGTGATCCTGGCGATCGCGCTGACCTATGCGGAACTCGGTGCGATGTTCCCCGAGTCGGGCGGCATGGTCCGCTATGCCCGCTACTCCCATGGTTCGCTAGTCGGCTTCATCAGCGCGTGGGCTAACTGGATCGCGATCGTCTCCGTGATACCGATTGAGGCAGAGGCATCGATCCAATATATGAGCTCATGGCCTTATGATTGGGCCCATGCGCTGTTCGTGCACGGCGAGCTGACCTTACCCGGGCTCCTGCTGTCGGCTGTGCTCGTGATCGTGTACTTCCTGTTGAATTATTGGGGCGTAAAGCTGTTCGCGCACGCGAATTCGGCAATCACGATCTTTAAGTTTCTAATTCCAGGCGCCACCATTCTGGGCCTCGTGCTGACCGGCTTTCATACGGATAACTTCGCGACCGGTGCGACTGGACAGTTCGCGCCCTATGGCTGGTCGGCGGTGCTGACCGCAGTGGCCACCAGCGGCATTGTCTTCGCCTTCAATGGATTCCAAAGTCCGGTGAATCTGGCGGGCGAGGCGCGCAATCCGGATCGCAGCGTGCCGTTCGCCGTGGTCGGATCGATCCTGATCGCGCTAGTTATCTATGTGCTGCTGCAGGTCGCGTATATTGGCGCCATCAATCCGGCGGATGTCGCCAAGGGCTGGGATAAGCTGAACTTCAGTTCACCGTTTGCCGAGCTTGCGCTCGCCCTGAACCTGAATTGGCTCGCGATGCTGCTGTACATCGATGCGTTCGTGAGCCCCAGCGGCACCGGTACCACTTACATGGCGACGACGACCCGGATGATTTACGCGATGGAGCGCAACAACACGTTGCCCAAGATTTTCAGTAGCGTGCATCCGCTCTATGGGGTGCCGCGGCCCGCAATGTGGTTCAACCTGATCGTCTCGTTCATCTTCCTGCTCTTTTTTCGTGGCTGGAGCTCGCTGGCCGCGGTCATCTCGGTTGCCACGGTGATCTCGTACCTGACGGGGCCGATTAGCCTGATGGCGCTGCGCCGCACCAGCGGGGACATCGAACGGCCGCTGCGCATCCCCGGCATGGGCTTGATTGCGCCGTTTGCGTTTGTCTGTGCGTCGCTGATCCTGTATTGGGCAAAATGGCCGCTGACCGGCGAGATCATTCTGCTGATGGTCGTCGCGCTGCCGGTTTTCTTCTACTACCAAGCCAAGGCAGGCTGGAAAGGATTTTCTAAGGACTGGCGCTCAGCCTGGTGGATGGTCACCTACCTGCCGGTCATGGCGGTGCTGTCGTACATCGGCAGCAAGCCGTTCGGCGGGCTCGGCTACCTCCCCTATGGCTGGGACATGGCGGTCGTCGCGGTGACCTCGCTCGGGTTCTATCAGTGGGGGGTGTCTAGCGGCTGGCGCACCGCGTATCTGGACGAGCGGGAACAGCGCGAGGAAATCCTGGAAGGCGTCGGTATTTGA
- the hemA gene encoding glutamyl-tRNA reductase: protein MHLLTIGINHHTAPVALRERVAFPLEQIKPALHTLKDAWARRDEAHIAAPSAATRIAHAQQALAEAAILSTCNRTELYCATDDRAAREHAIAWLSSYHRISVEKLAPHIYALPQSEAVRHAMRVASGLDSMVLGETQILGQMKDAVRTASEAGALGTYLNQLFQRTFAVAKEVRGQTEIGAHSVSMAAAAVRLAQRIFENIAGQRVLFIGAGEMIELCATHFAAQNPRELIVANRTVERGSKLAERFGGKAIMLAELPSRLHEFDIVVSCTASTLPLIGLGAVERALKARKHRPMFMVDLAVPRDIEPEVAELDDVFLYTVDDLGSIVRESNAIRQAAVAQAEAIIETRVQAFMHWLEQRSIVPVIRHMHTQADRLRRVELERAQKMLARGDDPAAVLEALSQALTNKFIHGPTHALTHAAGGDRDKLVDLMSGFYQHAGPSER from the coding sequence GATGAGGCACACATCGCGGCCCCCAGTGCCGCCACGCGTATCGCGCACGCACAGCAAGCACTGGCGGAGGCCGCGATACTGTCAACCTGCAATCGGACCGAACTCTACTGTGCGACCGACGACCGCGCCGCGCGCGAACATGCGATCGCGTGGCTGTCGAGCTATCACCGGATCTCGGTCGAGAAGCTTGCCCCGCATATCTACGCGTTGCCGCAGTCCGAAGCAGTCCGCCATGCGATGCGAGTGGCATCGGGCCTGGACTCGATGGTGCTCGGCGAAACCCAGATCCTGGGCCAAATGAAGGACGCCGTGCGTACCGCGTCGGAAGCCGGTGCGCTCGGTACCTACCTGAACCAGTTGTTTCAGCGTACGTTCGCGGTGGCCAAGGAAGTGCGCGGGCAGACGGAGATCGGCGCGCATTCGGTATCGATGGCTGCCGCGGCAGTGCGGTTGGCGCAACGCATTTTCGAGAACATCGCCGGGCAACGCGTGTTGTTCATCGGTGCCGGCGAGATGATCGAGTTGTGTGCGACGCATTTCGCCGCGCAGAATCCGCGTGAGCTGATCGTCGCCAACCGCACCGTGGAGCGCGGCAGCAAGCTAGCCGAGCGCTTCGGCGGCAAGGCGATCATGCTCGCCGAGCTGCCGTCGCGGCTGCACGAGTTCGACATCGTCGTGTCATGTACCGCGTCTACCCTGCCGCTCATCGGCCTGGGCGCGGTAGAGCGCGCGCTCAAGGCACGCAAGCACCGGCCAATGTTCATGGTGGACCTGGCGGTGCCGCGCGACATCGAGCCCGAAGTGGCCGAGCTGGACGACGTGTTCCTTTATACGGTGGACGACCTCGGCTCGATCGTGCGGGAAAGCAATGCCATCCGGCAAGCCGCCGTCGCGCAGGCCGAGGCGATTATCGAGACACGCGTGCAAGCCTTTATGCACTGGCTCGAGCAACGCAGCATCGTGCCGGTGATCCGTCACATGCACACGCAAGCCGACCGGCTGCGCCGCGTGGAGTTGGAGCGCGCTCAGAAAATGCTGGCACGCGGCGACGATCCCGCCGCCGTGCTCGAGGCACTGTCGCAGGCGCTGACCAACAAGTTCATCCATGGTCCGACGCATGCGCTGACCCACGCGGCCGGCGGCGATCGCGACAAGCTGGTCGACCTGATGTCCGGCTTCTACCAGCACGCCGGCCCCTCTGAGCGTTAG
- a CDS encoding cold-shock protein, with protein METGTVKWFNDAKGFGFITPDGGGEDLFAHFSEIRMDGFKSLQENQKVTYEVKMGPKGKQAANIRAA; from the coding sequence ATGGAAACCGGAACCGTCAAGTGGTTCAACGACGCCAAAGGTTTTGGCTTCATTACGCCGGACGGCGGTGGTGAAGACCTGTTTGCGCATTTCTCCGAAATTCGCATGGATGGCTTTAAGTCCCTCCAGGAAAACCAAAAGGTCACGTACGAAGTGAAGATGGGCCCGAAGGGCAAGCAAGCGGCGAATATTCGCGCGGCATAA
- the prmC gene encoding peptide chain release factor N(5)-glutamine methyltransferase has protein sequence MTCVAQLLRNSPLAPLEARILLAHVLDWPRTALITRADDTLPNALSARFLALQARRVEGEPIAQLVGSREFFGLDFDVTPHVLIPRPETELLVECALNAVQTIPSPRILDLGTGSGAIAIAIAHTRPDARIVATDRCAGALDVARRNARRLLGDAALAPALPVSAARHDFVTSGTPTQPRLALRHGTWFDALSEPHRLAPARFDAIVSNPPYIAASDPHLREGDLRFEPLDALTDHADGLSAIRAIVTGSVAWLAPGATLWLEHGYDQAEAVRALLDAHGFDSVRSVRDLAGIERVTCGSR, from the coding sequence ATGACTTGCGTCGCGCAACTGCTGCGAAACTCGCCGCTGGCCCCGCTGGAAGCCCGGATTCTGCTCGCCCACGTGCTGGATTGGCCGCGTACCGCGCTGATCACGCGTGCTGACGACACGCTGCCAAACGCGTTATCGGCGCGCTTTCTGGCGTTGCAGGCCCGGCGAGTCGAGGGCGAGCCGATCGCGCAACTGGTCGGTTCGCGCGAATTCTTCGGGCTCGACTTCGATGTGACGCCGCACGTGCTGATCCCGCGTCCGGAGACGGAGCTGCTGGTTGAGTGCGCGCTGAACGCGGTACAGACAATCCCGTCCCCCCGCATACTCGATCTTGGCACTGGCAGCGGCGCCATCGCGATTGCGATCGCCCATACGCGCCCGGATGCGCGGATCGTCGCCACGGATCGCTGTGCTGGCGCGCTGGACGTCGCGCGGCGCAATGCGCGGCGCCTGCTCGGCGACGCGGCGCTTGCGCCGGCACTGCCGGTATCGGCCGCGCGTCATGATTTCGTCACGTCGGGCACACCGACGCAGCCCCGTCTCGCACTGCGCCACGGCACTTGGTTCGACGCGCTTAGCGAGCCGCATCGCCTCGCCCCGGCACGCTTTGACGCCATCGTCAGCAATCCGCCCTATATCGCCGCGTCGGACCCGCATCTGCGCGAGGGCGACCTGCGCTTTGAGCCGCTGGACGCGCTGACCGACCACGCAGACGGGCTCAGCGCGATTCGCGCGATCGTCACCGGTTCCGTCGCGTGGCTGGCGCCGGGCGCCACACTCTGGCTGGAACACGGGTACGACCAGGCTGAAGCCGTGCGCGCGCTGCTCGATGCGCACGGCTTTGACTCGGTACGCTCCGTGCGAGACCTGGCCGGCATCGAGCGCGTCACCTGCGGCAGCCGATAG
- a CDS encoding Hsp70 family protein yields the protein MDYCAIDFGTSNSAVALPARDAAPHGVRLAPVEDDHATLPTAVFFNLDEDIRVFGRAAIESYIDGYDGRLMRSMKSILGSPLAEQSTELGDGTAVRYLDVIALFLHHLKQCAEAAAGRPVERAVLGRPVFFVDDDPRADRLAQDQLKTAAHAVGFRYIEFQFEPIAAAFDYEARLDAEKLVLFADIGGGTSDFSLVRVGPDRARKLERQADVLGHHGVHVAGTDFDRRVELVAIMRELGYQSLDEQGREVPNRIYFDLATWHLINTVYAPKRVGELRLTKYVYAQPRYHDRLMRVIDARLGHALAGLAERAKIGVAAGGDATLDLSQVEPELAVVFSEPELLEVAQDEIRRIANAARDTLRQAGVQAADLGAVYFTGGSTGLRCVTEAIGDAFPRAEKVFGDRLASVATGLGIHAQRLFD from the coding sequence ATGGACTATTGTGCAATTGATTTTGGCACGTCTAATTCTGCCGTCGCGCTGCCGGCGAGGGACGCCGCGCCGCATGGCGTCCGGCTAGCCCCGGTCGAGGACGACCATGCGACCCTGCCCACGGCCGTGTTTTTCAATCTGGACGAGGACATTCGTGTGTTCGGCCGGGCTGCGATCGAATCCTATATCGATGGCTATGACGGACGGCTGATGCGCTCGATGAAGAGCATTCTGGGCTCGCCGCTGGCCGAGCAGAGCACTGAATTAGGGGACGGCACTGCGGTGCGTTATCTGGATGTGATTGCGCTGTTCCTACATCATCTCAAGCAGTGTGCGGAGGCCGCTGCGGGTCGGCCGGTGGAGCGGGCGGTGTTGGGCCGTCCTGTATTCTTTGTCGACGACGATCCGCGGGCCGATCGTCTGGCGCAGGACCAGTTGAAAACAGCCGCCCATGCCGTGGGTTTTCGGTACATCGAGTTCCAGTTCGAGCCGATTGCCGCGGCGTTCGACTACGAGGCGCGGCTCGATGCCGAGAAGCTGGTGCTGTTCGCCGATATCGGCGGCGGTACGTCCGACTTCTCGCTGGTGCGGGTCGGGCCGGACCGGGCGCGAAAGCTCGAACGGCAAGCGGACGTGCTTGGCCACCACGGCGTGCACGTAGCCGGCACCGATTTCGATCGGCGCGTGGAACTGGTGGCGATCATGCGTGAGTTGGGCTATCAATCACTGGACGAACAGGGACGCGAGGTGCCGAATCGGATTTACTTCGACCTCGCGACTTGGCACCTGATCAACACCGTCTATGCACCCAAGCGAGTGGGCGAGCTGCGGCTGACCAAGTACGTTTATGCACAGCCCCGCTACCACGACCGATTGATGCGCGTCATCGATGCGCGGCTCGGCCATGCGCTGGCCGGGCTGGCTGAGCGCGCGAAGATCGGCGTGGCCGCGGGCGGTGACGCGACGCTCGACTTGTCCCAGGTCGAGCCCGAGCTGGCGGTGGTTTTTTCCGAGCCGGAACTGCTGGAGGTGGCGCAGGACGAGATCCGCCGGATCGCGAACGCGGCGCGCGACACGCTACGTCAGGCCGGCGTGCAGGCCGCCGATTTGGGGGCGGTGTACTTCACCGGGGGCTCAACCGGGTTGCGCTGCGTGACTGAGGCGATCGGCGACGCGTTTCCGCGGGCGGAAAAGGTCTTCGGTGATCGTCTGGCCAGCGTTGCCACCGGACTGGGGATCCACGCGCAGCGCCTGTTTGATTGA
- a CDS encoding UbiX family flavin prenyltransferase, protein MPHDARPSTRRLIVAITGATGAAYGAGVLRALRELDGVESHLVVSSAGWLNVRHELGIERAALEQLAHYVHNPRDIGATLASGSFQTDGMIVAPCSMKTLASIAHGLSDNLIARAADVTLKERRRLVLMVRETPLNLAHLRNMTAVTEMGGIVFPPVPAFYHRPATIDELVADTVARALDMFGLAAARSRAWTGLAPARD, encoded by the coding sequence ATGCCTCATGACGCGCGGCCGTCGACACGACGGCTAATCGTCGCGATCACCGGCGCCACCGGCGCCGCCTATGGCGCCGGCGTGCTGCGCGCGCTGCGTGAGTTGGACGGCGTCGAAAGCCATCTGGTCGTCTCCAGTGCCGGCTGGCTCAATGTACGACACGAATTAGGCATCGAGCGCGCGGCGCTCGAACAGTTGGCGCATTACGTGCACAATCCGCGCGACATCGGCGCAACCCTCGCCAGCGGCTCGTTTCAGACGGACGGCATGATCGTGGCACCGTGCTCGATGAAAACGCTGGCCAGCATCGCGCATGGCCTGTCCGACAACCTAATTGCCCGGGCTGCCGATGTCACACTGAAGGAGCGGCGCCGGCTTGTGCTGATGGTTCGCGAAACGCCGCTCAATCTCGCGCATCTGCGCAACATGACGGCCGTCACTGAGATGGGTGGCATTGTGTTCCCACCGGTGCCGGCGTTCTACCACCGCCCCGCGACGATCGACGAATTGGTGGCCGATACCGTCGCGCGCGCGCTAGATATGTTCGGCCTCGCGGCAGCACGCTCGCGGGCATGGACGGGACTGGCACCGGCGCGGGATTGA
- a CDS encoding CopD family protein: protein MTSSLSIMQMTIAAIQDVLFAIAAGSILCGATLATVFASSRDAARLRLRGSIKQAMPGIRLPAILWFSLCALGITQLVYLWLQAATMSGSTLSTALGIVLRQSHDGAAWLTGAAGIAVALAASRVQLRGSQARGGPPPGPGSAPPRWPVRITVLGLALYAAGKAAASHAADAGDFSLTQAVYCVHVGASAAWAGGVSIAAFVLPTFALQTRADGGRHLAFCERLSRAWAIALALVALTGLYNVAWICANAPAPLAGTYYGRWLGAKLVIVAAAALLGILNRAVWLPRLRDAQRAHGGESNTLSPRYSVTAAHLGRTLWVKSALLAAALIAAATLSHLPPA from the coding sequence ATGACCTCGTCCCTGTCCATCATGCAGATGACCATCGCCGCCATCCAGGACGTGCTGTTCGCGATCGCCGCAGGCTCGATACTGTGCGGCGCGACGCTGGCCACCGTATTCGCTTCGTCTCGCGACGCCGCACGGCTGCGACTACGTGGCTCGATCAAGCAAGCCATGCCTGGCATCCGATTGCCGGCCATCCTATGGTTTTCATTGTGCGCGCTGGGCATCACTCAGTTGGTGTACCTGTGGCTGCAGGCCGCCACGATGAGCGGCTCGACACTGAGCACCGCGCTGGGCATTGTGCTGCGACAGTCGCATGACGGCGCCGCATGGCTGACCGGGGCGGCCGGTATCGCGGTGGCACTCGCCGCCTCGCGCGTGCAGTTGCGCGGCAGCCAAGCACGAGGCGGCCCACCCCCCGGGCCGGGCAGCGCCCCACCCCGTTGGCCGGTGCGCATCACGGTGCTGGGCCTCGCGCTGTATGCGGCAGGCAAGGCCGCGGCCAGTCATGCGGCAGATGCGGGCGACTTCAGCCTCACGCAGGCCGTGTACTGCGTCCATGTCGGAGCGAGCGCTGCATGGGCTGGCGGCGTGAGCATCGCAGCATTCGTGTTGCCAACGTTCGCATTGCAGACACGCGCCGACGGCGGGCGGCATCTGGCGTTTTGTGAACGACTGTCCCGCGCGTGGGCGATCGCCTTGGCGTTGGTCGCGCTCACCGGCCTATACAACGTCGCCTGGATCTGCGCCAACGCACCCGCCCCGCTGGCCGGCACCTACTATGGCCGATGGCTTGGCGCCAAGCTCGTCATCGTGGCGGCGGCCGCATTGCTCGGGATACTGAACCGTGCTGTATGGTTGCCGCGGCTGCGCGATGCGCAACGCGCTCATGGCGGAGAAAGCAATACGTTGTCGCCGCGTTATTCAGTCACGGCCGCCCATCTTGGCAGAACACTGTGGGTCAAGTCAGCACTGCTGGCGGCCGCGCTAATTGCGGCGGCGACGCTATCGCACCTGCCGCCGGCGTAA